The Stigmatella aurantiaca DW4/3-1 genome contains the following window.
GGGGATGTAGACGATGGCGGGGGTCGCGGGGTGAATCCTCGAGCAGAACTCGAGGAAGGCGTTGTCGAACATCCGACCCGATACGTGGCGTATGTACTCGTCGTTCTTCATGGCGGCGCAATGGACCGTTCGTCGAGTTCCGTGCTGCGGCCTCAGACACGGGGGTGTCTATATACCCTTTCTCCGCCGGATGGGATTTGTCGACGGGCTTTGAATGACGCGTCGCGTCACAGCCAAGGACCCACTGTTCACATCTATGAGAAGCACCCCTCGACGAGGAGCGCCGTGGGCCGGCTGAATCTGCTAGGAGCGCTCCCATGGGCGCACAGTGGAAGCACAAGGGGCGTACCGAGAACGCCGCCGCCAAGGGGAAGATCTTCACCAAGCTGGTGAAGGAAATCATGGTCGCCGCCAAGGGCGGGCCGGATCCCAGCACCAATGCGCGGCTGCGCATGGCCGTGGACGCGGCGAAGAAGGCCTCGATGCCGCGCGACACCCTGGAGCGCGCGATCAAGAAGGGCTCGGGCCAGCTCGATGAGCAGGTCAACTACGAGGTGGTCACCTACGAGGGCTTCGCGCCCCACCAGGTGCCCGTCATCGTCGAGTGCCTGACCGAGAACAAGAACCGCACCGCCACCAACATCCGGGTGCTGTTCCGCAAGGGGCAGCTCGCCTCCAGTGGCGCGGTGTCCTGGGACTTCAACCGCCTGGGCGTCATCGAGGCCTCGCCGCCCGCGGCGGACACTGACGCCGAGACCGCCGCCATCGAAGCCGGGGCGCAGGATGTGGAAAAGGGGGAGGAGGGCGGGGCGCGGTTCCTCACCGCGCCGACCGACCTGGACGCCGTGGGCCGCGCCCTCACCGGCCAGGGCTGGACGGTGAGCGCCTCGAACCTGGCCTGGATCGCCAAGAACCCGGTTCAGCTCGAAGGGGAGGCGCGCGGCGAGGTGGAGTCCTTCCTGGAGGCGATCGACGAAGATGACGACGTGCAGAACATCTTCGTCGGCCTGCGATGATCACATGCTGCTGGGAGCGGAGGACGTCCGCGCCTCCAGCTCATAGCTGTGCTCGGGGTTGTAGCCCATCACCCACAGGAACGGCACGAGCAGGAAGACGCCGCCAATGCAGGGGC
Protein-coding sequences here:
- a CDS encoding YebC/PmpR family DNA-binding transcriptional regulator; this translates as MGAQWKHKGRTENAAAKGKIFTKLVKEIMVAAKGGPDPSTNARLRMAVDAAKKASMPRDTLERAIKKGSGQLDEQVNYEVVTYEGFAPHQVPVIVECLTENKNRTATNIRVLFRKGQLASSGAVSWDFNRLGVIEASPPAADTDAETAAIEAGAQDVEKGEEGGARFLTAPTDLDAVGRALTGQGWTVSASNLAWIAKNPVQLEGEARGEVESFLEAIDEDDDVQNIFVGLR